A window of the Oncorhynchus kisutch isolate 150728-3 linkage group LG12, Okis_V2, whole genome shotgun sequence genome harbors these coding sequences:
- the LOC109900420 gene encoding SLAM family member 9 translates to MCYCVSDLKAEVKPLRGREGQTVTLHTGLAKLQSDAKIFGLFGPVRPEIFIVESQAFRGEIITEYKGRFQGRLQLDRETGSLTIRNLTINDTGLYQLQIISEQVTYHNFIFTVYASVPTPNIRNTPHNPSVNSRLVSGSCSVVCSVVCSVANGKEVTLSWYRGEEKLNNTSSPHQADLSLPLEIKGKNSDTYSCVATNPVSNQTTILSIEEHCLQHADSSDCARCITLTELVVRSVLSALVAVATIALLVHHFWHRRSP, encoded by the exons ATGTGTTACTGTGTTTCAGATCTGAAGGCGGAAGTGAAGCCACTGCGAGGGAGAGAAGGGCAGACTGTCACGCTACACACGGGACTTGCCAAACTACAGAGTGACGCAAAGATATTTGGGCTATTTGGGCCAGTCCGTCCAGAGATATTCATTGTTGAGAGTCAGGCCTTCAGAGGAGAAATTATAACTGAGTACAAAGGGAGATTCCAAGGCAGACTACagctggacagagagactggaTCTCTCACCATCAGAAACCTCACCATCAACGACACTGGACTTTATCAGCTTCAAATCATCAGTGAACAGGTCACCTACCACAATTTCATTTTCACAGTCTACG CTTCAGTGCCTACTCCTAACATCAGAAACACCCCACATAATCCCTCAGTAAACAGTCGGTTGGTCAGTGGGAGCTGTTCTGTGGTGTGTTCTGTGGTGTGTTCTGTGGCGAACGGGAAAGAGGTAACCTTGTCCtggtacagaggagaggagaaactgaACAATACAAGTAGTCCCCATCAGGCcgacctgtctctccctctggaAATTAAAGGAAAAAACAGTGACACCTACAGCTGTGTAGCAACCAACCCTGTCAGTAACCAGACAACCATACTCAGCATTGAGGAGCACTGTCTGCAACATGCAG ACTCCAGTGACTGTGCCCGGTGCATCACCCTGACTGAGTTGGTGGTGCGATCAGTCCTGTCTGCCCTGGTGGCTGTGGCCACGATCGCTCTGCTGGTTCATCACTTCTGGCACAGAAGAAGCCCTTAG
- the LOC116376470 gene encoding SLAM family member 8-like, with the protein MTTLQYLGISVLFIIDLLGAVNAEVNTLTGREWQSVTLHTGLTGLQADKIFWLFGPVIPNTSIVESQVIRGENITEIKGRFPDRLQLDRETGSLSIRDLTLNNSGVYQLDIFNTHKTSQRFYLTVYAPVPLPQVKKIPEGDFLDSSSEKGSCSVVCSVENRRDMTLSWYRGEKRLNQTSSPDLSTNLSLPLEIKLQDNNIYSCVAANPVSNQTTKLNIETLCLQFVESDPNLITIVVIVLGIGLTLFIVICCIWKMKYIKGCCVST; encoded by the exons TACTTTTCATCATCG ATCTGTTGGGAGCTGTGAATGCTGAAGTCAATACAttgacagggagagagtggcagtctGTCACTCTACACACTGGACTAACTGGACTACAGGCTGATAAGATATTTTGGTTATTTGGTCCAGTCATTCCAAACACCTCAATAGTTGAGAGTCAGGTCATCAGAGGAGAGAACATCACAGAAATCAAAGGAAGATTCCCAGACAGACTGCAGCTGGACAGAGAAACTGGATCTCTCAGCATCAGAGATCTCACCCTCAACAACTCTGGAGTTTATCAGCTAGACATTTTCAATACACACAAAACATCTCAGAGATTCTATCTAACTGTCTATG CTCCAGTACCACTTCCTCAAGTCAAAAAAATCCCTGAAGGTGATTTTCTGGACAGTTCATCAGAGAAGGGGAGCTGTTCAGTGGTGTGTTCTGTGGAGAACCGGAGAGACATGACCCTGTCCTggtacagaggagagaagagactcaACCAGACCAGCAGCCCTGacctctccaccaacctgtctctccctctggagATAAAGCTACAGGACAACAATATCTACAGCTGTGTGGCTGCCAACCCAGTCAGCAACCAGACAACCAAACTCAACATTGAAACACTCTGCCTTCAGTTTGTAG AGTCTGATCCTAATCTAATCACAATCGTTGTGATAGTCCTTGGAATAGGCCTGACGTTATTTATCGTAATATGCTGCATCTGGAAAATGAAATATATTAAAG GGTGCTGTGTATCCACGTAA
- the LOC109901088 gene encoding uncharacterized protein LOC109901088, with product MKANITLALSMLSLVFLIFVHEATPASNVTSNENTQTEKTSTRGGLLNDTRNSTDQSTPEKHDRGMHGNHSGMTIAPPNGTPTSTENQTSATSGNTTQQTEKTTPPPLTKQTIPTSLSKTSPSTSTTPSRNKPSPAPLNTGFIVVLVIILLLAITVLCFYKWNSRHSGQDGSAPRLLLGVRERMRGRVRSLEDWLGLSLWPGKRVAEGDEEEGEGGKSGDGEAAAGARGGQDEGDSSDDYSSLDGIDLSERAKNLEDDEKKEALKRKSGSEGGQYNMKGERTDGRKESGEEERTGENSGEGDTCDLTAL from the coding sequence aTGAAGGCCAATATCACCCTGGCGCTGAGCATGCTCTCTCTGGTCTTCTTGATCTTCGTCCATGAAGCCACGCCTGCCTCAAATGTAACTTCCAACGAGAACACacaaactgaaaagacgagcacGAGAGGTGGACTTTTAAATGATACCAGGAACTCCACTGACCAATCCACACCTGAGAAGCATGACAGAGGAATGCATGGTAATCATTCTGGCATGACAATAGCCCCCCCGAATGGTACACCCACATCCACAGAGAATCAGACATCTGCAACATCAGGAAACACAACCCAGCAGACTGAAAAGACCACACCCCCCCCACTCACTAAACAGACAATCCCTACGTCTCTTTCCAAGACCTCCCCCAGCACCTCAACCACTCCATCCCGTAATAAACCCTCACCTGCTCCGTTAAATACGGGGTTCATCGTGGTCCTGGTCATCATTCTTCTCCTAGCGATTACCGTGCTGTGCTTCTACAAGTGGAACAGCCGCCACTCAGGCCAGGATGGCTCCGCCCCTCGGCTGTTATTGGGCGTCAGGGAGCGCATGAGGGGCAGGGTTAGAAGCCTGGAGGATTGGCTGGGGCTCAGCCTCTGGCCCGGGAAGAGAGTGGCGGAGGGggacgaggaggagggagagggggggaagagtggAGATGGAGAGGCTGCTGCAGGAGCGAGAGGGGGACAGGATGAAGGAGATTCCTCAGACGACTACTCCAGTTTAGACGGGATTGACCTAAGCGAGAGAGCCAAGAACCTAGAGGATGATGAGAAGAAGGAGGCGTTGAAGAGGAAGAGTGGGAGCGAGGGAGGCCAGTATAACATGAAAGGAGAGAGGActgatggaaggaaggagagtgGTGAAGAAGAGCGAACAGGGGAAAACTCCGGTGAGGGAGATACTTGTGACCTCACAGCACTgtaa